A window of Spiroplasma syrphidicola EA-1 contains these coding sequences:
- the rpe gene encoding ribulose-phosphate 3-epimerase produces the protein MSKFIIAPSILSADFLNLDQELTLIEAGGVKWIHFDVMDGDFVPNLTFGPKILKDITDKHNLFVDCHLMVKIKNSSVEDYLKPFIEAKANAITLHYEALTSEQINEFLALKTKYDLQFGLAIKPSTNVEEILPFLPFLDLVLVMTVEPGFGGQAFIPHAAEKIAHLRKFIDKNKLKTLISVDGGINAQTGKMCQDFGVDILVAGSYLFGHHDLLERLEGLTNGK, from the coding sequence ATGTCAAAGTTTATTATTGCTCCCAGTATTTTAAGCGCAGATTTTTTAAATCTTGATCAAGAATTAACGTTAATTGAAGCAGGCGGTGTTAAATGAATCCATTTTGACGTTATGGATGGTGATTTTGTTCCCAATTTAACGTTTGGTCCAAAAATTTTAAAAGATATTACGGACAAACATAATTTATTTGTTGATTGTCATTTAATGGTTAAGATTAAAAATAGTAGTGTTGAAGATTATTTAAAACCTTTTATTGAAGCCAAAGCAAATGCAATTACACTGCATTATGAAGCCTTAACTAGCGAACAAATTAATGAATTTTTAGCTTTAAAAACAAAGTATGATCTGCAATTTGGTTTAGCAATTAAACCATCAACAAATGTTGAAGAAATTTTACCATTTTTACCATTTCTTGATCTTGTTCTTGTTATGACAGTTGAACCAGGTTTTGGTGGGCAGGCTTTTATTCCTCATGCTGCGGAAAAAATTGCCCATCTGCGAAAATTTATTGATAAAAATAAATTAAAAACCCTAATTTCTGTTGATGGGGGAATTAATGCCCAAACAGGAAAAATGTGTCAAGATTTTGGTGTTGATATTTTAGTAGCAGGTAGTTATTTATTTGGCCATCATGATTTATTAGAACGCTTAGAGGGTTTAACTAATGGCAAATAA
- a CDS encoding protein kinase domain-containing protein — translation MEKITSGTILYERYQIIDKIADGGMAEVFEGYDLILKRYVAIKMMSVSLSKNKEAVDRFNKEYNSIAQFSHPNVVKVYGTFEAFDRQCIVLELVRGYTLKDRLLTLGPCTNKELIYFFDAINQAIIEAHKNDIIHRDIKPENILISYDGKIKVADFGVAILENSEDSENGKIIGTAKYMAPEIVQSRPATKKSDLYALGIMLYELAVGVTPFVGKNPTLVAVKHVKELPLAPKLINNTINQALENIILKAIAKEPSERFETVAEFNSALKGIDSQDHQHDKPIKLKNWVTIKNHRSKLQDRYLSLPLYFSKTWVFLILTLLVVAIAVLLVGVFV, via the coding sequence ATGGAAAAAATAACAAGTGGGACGATTTTATATGAGCGTTATCAAATAATTGATAAAATTGCTGACGGCGGAATGGCCGAAGTTTTTGAGGGCTATGACTTAATTTTAAAACGCTATGTTGCAATTAAAATGATGTCAGTTAGTTTATCAAAAAATAAAGAAGCTGTTGATCGTTTTAATAAAGAATATAATTCAATTGCGCAATTTTCTCATCCTAATGTAGTTAAAGTTTATGGTACTTTTGAGGCCTTTGACCGCCAGTGTATCGTTTTAGAGCTAGTACGAGGATATACGCTAAAAGATCGTTTGTTAACTTTAGGGCCATGTACAAATAAGGAACTAATTTATTTTTTTGATGCTATTAATCAAGCAATTATTGAAGCCCATAAAAATGACATTATTCACCGGGATATCAAACCAGAAAATATCTTGATTTCTTATGATGGTAAAATTAAAGTTGCTGATTTTGGAGTCGCAATTTTAGAAAATAGTGAAGATAGTGAAAATGGCAAAATAATTGGAACAGCAAAATATATGGCTCCAGAAATTGTACAATCTCGTCCAGCCACAAAAAAAAGTGACCTATATGCTCTAGGGATTATGTTATATGAATTAGCAGTTGGGGTAACTCCTTTTGTTGGAAAAAATCCAACCTTAGTAGCTGTTAAGCATGTTAAAGAATTACCATTAGCCCCAAAGTTAATTAACAATACAATTAATCAAGCTTTAGAAAATATCATTTTAAAAGCAATTGCAAAAGAACCTAGTGAACGATTTGAAACAGTTGCGGAATTTAATAGCGCATTAAAAGGAATTGATAGTCAAGACCATCAACATGATAAACCAATTAAATTAAAAAACTGAGTAACAATCAAAAATCACCGTAGCAAATTGCAAGATCGCTATTTATCATTACCACTTTATTTTAGTAAAACATGGGTCTTTTTAATTTTGACATTGCTGGTAGTGGCGATTGCTGTTTTACTAGTTGGAGTTTTTGTTTAA
- a CDS encoding thiamine diphosphokinase, which produces MANNNVLIVCTDKITNLQPYQNYFKIGVERGCLALLNNFNQIDLACADFDSVSELEYNQIKTVAKELYHYPAEKDYLDAELAVQAAIKLNPHQIILVADGPRFDMDLACLWLIINYNLIFLNEHNYAYQLQSGENVIPLREGFRYFSIIAYEQAIITIKDCKYNVTDFRLSLLSPNAISNELLGHPGTVVVNSGKVLIIYSK; this is translated from the coding sequence ATGGCAAATAATAATGTTTTAATAGTTTGCACCGATAAAATAACTAATTTACAACCTTATCAAAACTATTTTAAAATTGGTGTTGAACGAGGATGCTTAGCGTTGCTTAATAATTTCAATCAAATTGATTTAGCATGTGCTGATTTTGATTCTGTTTCAGAGTTAGAATATAACCAAATTAAAACGGTTGCCAAAGAACTTTACCATTATCCAGCAGAAAAAGACTATTTAGATGCTGAATTAGCTGTTCAAGCCGCAATTAAACTTAATCCTCATCAAATCATTCTTGTCGCCGATGGACCACGGTTTGACATGGATTTAGCGTGTTTATGACTAATTATTAATTATAATCTTATCTTTTTAAACGAACATAACTATGCTTATCAATTACAATCGGGAGAGAATGTTATCCCCCTTCGAGAAGGTTTTCGTTATTTTTCAATAATTGCTTATGAACAAGCTATTATTACAATTAAAGATTGTAAATATAATGTTACAGATTTTCGTTTATCATTGTTATCACCAAACGCTATTAGTAATGAATTACTTGGTCACCCAGGAACAGTTGTTGTTAATAGTGGCAAAGTGCTTATCATTTACTCAAAATAA
- a CDS encoding PP2C family protein-serine/threonine phosphatase, translating into MINVRFGFKTDIGAYRSSNQDNFDFATNNYNNHLAIVCDGMGGHQHGEVASKIAVEEMINYFHNVNFNAMSDEEINQWFRNTILVIQNEMINYAKIHPDTSDMGTTVVAALLANQKVYIINIGDSRLYKLHNHKIYQITTDQNMENSVEYRERQELEFQGQYKKQYNVHTFWKVLTSALGPTKTLKIDTYVVEDIAGTYLLTTDGIHDYVDDTDLVDVLSSSNKLNDKVKILIDRALENLSTDNLTGLIFEID; encoded by the coding sequence ATGATTAATGTACGTTTTGGTTTTAAAACAGATATTGGCGCATATCGTAGTAGTAACCAAGATAATTTTGATTTTGCGACAAATAATTATAATAATCATTTGGCAATTGTCTGTGATGGAATGGGTGGCCACCAGCATGGAGAAGTTGCCAGTAAAATCGCGGTTGAAGAAATGATCAACTATTTTCATAATGTTAATTTTAATGCGATGTCAGATGAAGAAATTAACCAGTGATTTCGTAATACAATTCTTGTAATTCAAAATGAGATGATTAACTATGCAAAAATTCATCCCGATACAAGTGACATGGGAACAACAGTTGTTGCAGCCTTACTTGCTAATCAAAAAGTTTATATTATTAATATTGGTGATTCTCGTTTATATAAATTACATAATCATAAGATTTACCAAATTACAACAGATCAAAATATGGAAAATTCGGTTGAATATCGTGAACGCCAGGAGTTAGAATTTCAAGGACAATACAAAAAACAATATAATGTCCATACTTTTTGAAAGGTTTTAACAAGTGCCTTAGGACCAACCAAAACATTAAAAATAGACACCTATGTTGTTGAAGATATTGCAGGAACATATTTATTAACAACTGATGGAATTCATGATTATGTTGATGACACTGATTTAGTTGATGTTTTATCTTCTTCAAATAAATTAAACGATAAAGTTAAGATTCTAATTGATCGGGCCTTAGAAAATTTATCAACTGATAACTTAACAGGGTTAATTTTTGAAATTGATTAA
- a CDS encoding DNA-3-methyladenine glycosylase — protein sequence MTESWRIKWHLEAQALVGLINEAASNKLGPAYTFLKNQQWNILKVRVLEPAESFISVMKIFFPGEIINRDEEGVFVQTGNGILKLLVIQKPGAPIINNFANRQIAEELHLGSWFDQDEYERAFLLAKP from the coding sequence ATGACAGAATCATGAAGAATCAAATGACATTTAGAGGCGCAAGCGTTAGTAGGGTTAATTAATGAAGCTGCTAGCAACAAATTAGGCCCCGCTTATACTTTTTTAAAAAATCAGCAATGAAATATTCTTAAAGTTCGTGTTCTTGAGCCAGCCGAAAGTTTTATTAGTGTTATGAAGATTTTTTTCCCAGGGGAAATTATTAATCGTGATGAAGAAGGGGTTTTTGTGCAAACTGGTAACGGAATTTTAAAACTACTAGTCATTCAAAAACCAGGCGCCCCAATTATAAATAATTTTGCTAATCGTCAAATTGCTGAGGAATTGCATTTAGGATCTTGATTTGATCAAGATGAATATGAAAGAGCATTTTTATTGGCAAAACCCTAA
- the rsgA gene encoding ribosome small subunit-dependent GTPase A has translation MEKTGLIVSVISEFCYVKEANNDLIYECKSKGLFRHHNQRPLVGDHVDFIVQNNDQGTITKIHPRKNELYRPKIANIDQTVIITSLQSPNFSSYLLNKFLAIVEYKGITPVIVFTKKDLLGQDDDLYDKYLQWYPQMGYQTFILSNKTPDSSEWDAFKATLINKISVFTGQTGSGKSTTINTLLEQNLIKTQEISKALGRGKHTTTNSKMYEISNGIVIDTPGFSSFDLREFNPEKLAISYHLFTENSRFCKFRHCLHLNEPHCKIKELVTAKIIPTFFYNDYCKIISEITERK, from the coding sequence ATGGAAAAAACAGGTTTAATTGTTTCGGTAATTAGTGAGTTTTGTTATGTAAAAGAAGCTAATAATGATCTTATTTATGAATGTAAAAGTAAAGGTTTATTTCGCCATCATAATCAACGTCCGCTTGTTGGTGATCATGTTGATTTTATTGTTCAAAATAATGACCAGGGGACAATTACAAAAATTCACCCTCGGAAAAATGAATTATATCGCCCAAAAATAGCTAATATAGACCAAACTGTAATAATTACATCTTTACAAAGTCCTAATTTTAGTAGTTATTTATTAAATAAGTTTTTGGCAATTGTTGAATATAAGGGGATTACCCCAGTTATTGTTTTTACAAAAAAGGATTTACTGGGTCAAGATGATGATTTATATGATAAATATTTACAATGATATCCACAAATGGGTTATCAAACTTTTATTTTAAGTAATAAAACTCCTGACTCGTCAGAATGGGATGCTTTTAAAGCAACTTTAATTAATAAAATTTCTGTTTTTACTGGTCAGACAGGGAGTGGTAAATCAACAACAATTAATACATTACTTGAGCAAAACTTAATTAAAACCCAAGAAATTTCCAAGGCCTTAGGACGAGGAAAACATACGACAACAAATAGTAAAATGTATGAGATTAGCAATGGGATTGTAATTGATACTCCCGGGTTTTCATCCTTTGATTTACGAGAATTTAACCCAGAAAAATTAGCGATTTCCTACCACCTTTTTACCGAAAATAGCCGTTTTTGTAAATTCCGTCATTGTTTGCATCTCAATGAACCGCATTGTAAAATAAAAGAGTTAGTAACAGCTAAAATAATTCCAACATTTTTTTACAATGATTATTGTAAAATTATCAGTGAAATAACAGAAAGGAAATAA
- the rpmB gene encoding 50S ribosomal protein L28, whose amino-acid sequence MARKCEITGKAALSGNKRSHAMNASRRKWNVNLQKVRIVVDGEVKTLRVATRTLKTLKRKGQIAQ is encoded by the coding sequence ATGGCAAGAAAATGTGAAATTACAGGTAAAGCAGCGCTTTCAGGAAACAAACGCTCACACGCTATGAATGCTTCACGTCGTAAATGAAATGTAAACTTACAAAAAGTTCGTATTGTAGTTGACGGTGAAGTAAAAACATTACGTGTAGCAACTAGAACCTTAAAAACATTAAAACGTAAAGGTCAAATTGCACAATAA
- a CDS encoding DAK2 domain-containing protein — protein sequence MEFNAKSFKNALISGYNNLYNFYPEIDKLNVFPVPDGDTGTNMNLTMTNAIKDIRDLEGDSVSKLADAFARGLIMGARGNSGVILSQIFRGFANGLKETDEFSVAAVKTAIIQAKEVAYKAVMKPVEGTILTVIRETAENVEKITEELTVPALFRKIVVFSTESLKGTPELLPVLKEVGVVDSGGFGLVKVFEGMTEYLETGKVVAQRKKHAENTGNNVAMNLENEEFGYCTETIVMLNEHYEKNIDVNNVRQTLEDQGGQSIVAVVDKDILKVHVHTLVPGLILTFLQKHGEFKNIKVENMTLQAEKHVKTIKAERELKNKEAIIAVTPSVGIARFFKSDLNIQATVNGGQSMNPSTDDYLKAIEEVDAVDVFILPNNSNAILAAQQAAKVEKKSNVYVIPTSSVQEGMVATLAFEQGELAKKNYSTLKTALKNVASLSVTQAAKTTSIDGVKITKGEYLGVLNKKIICSHPTLIQTLKQLFAKSITKASEIVTIFTGEDAETKDINMIKKLLDESYDVEYEFVNGEQQLYPFLIAVE from the coding sequence ATGGAATTTAATGCCAAATCTTTTAAGAATGCACTAATTAGTGGATATAATAACTTATACAATTTTTATCCAGAAATTGATAAGTTAAACGTGTTTCCTGTTCCCGATGGTGATACAGGAACTAATATGAATTTAACAATGACAAATGCTATTAAAGACATTAGAGATTTAGAAGGAGATTCAGTAAGTAAACTTGCTGATGCTTTTGCGCGTGGTTTAATAATGGGAGCACGAGGGAATTCAGGAGTTATTCTGTCCCAAATTTTCCGTGGTTTTGCCAATGGGTTAAAAGAAACAGACGAATTTTCTGTTGCAGCTGTTAAAACAGCAATAATTCAAGCAAAAGAAGTAGCTTATAAAGCAGTAATGAAACCAGTGGAAGGAACAATCTTAACAGTAATTCGTGAAACAGCAGAAAATGTTGAAAAAATTACTGAGGAATTAACTGTACCAGCCTTATTCCGCAAAATTGTTGTCTTTTCAACTGAATCGTTGAAAGGAACACCAGAATTATTACCAGTTTTAAAAGAAGTAGGTGTTGTTGATTCAGGAGGCTTTGGGTTAGTTAAAGTTTTTGAAGGAATGACTGAATACCTAGAAACAGGTAAAGTAGTTGCTCAACGAAAAAAACATGCTGAAAATACTGGAAATAATGTTGCAATGAATCTTGAAAATGAAGAATTTGGTTATTGTACTGAAACAATTGTCATGTTAAATGAACATTATGAAAAAAATATTGATGTTAACAATGTTCGTCAAACATTAGAAGATCAAGGTGGACAATCAATTGTTGCTGTTGTGGATAAAGATATTCTAAAAGTACACGTACATACATTAGTGCCAGGGCTGATTTTAACATTTTTACAAAAACATGGTGAATTTAAAAATATTAAAGTTGAAAATATGACTTTACAAGCCGAAAAACATGTTAAAACAATTAAAGCTGAACGTGAACTTAAAAATAAAGAAGCAATTATTGCTGTTACACCAAGTGTTGGAATAGCTCGTTTCTTTAAAAGTGATTTAAATATTCAAGCAACAGTTAATGGTGGACAATCAATGAACCCCTCAACTGATGATTATTTAAAAGCAATTGAAGAAGTTGACGCAGTTGATGTCTTTATTCTTCCAAATAATAGTAATGCTATTTTGGCAGCTCAACAAGCCGCAAAAGTTGAGAAAAAATCAAATGTTTATGTTATCCCAACTTCATCTGTCCAAGAAGGAATGGTGGCAACATTAGCTTTTGAACAAGGAGAATTAGCAAAAAAGAATTATTCAACCTTAAAAACAGCGTTAAAAAATGTTGCTAGTTTATCAGTTACTCAAGCAGCAAAAACAACATCAATTGATGGCGTTAAAATTACTAAAGGGGAATATTTAGGGGTTTTGAATAAAAAAATTATTTGTTCACATCCAACATTAATCCAAACGCTTAAACAATTATTTGCTAAATCAATCACAAAAGCTAGTGAAATTGTTACAATTTTTACTGGTGAAGATGCTGAAACAAAAGATATCAACATGATCAAAAAATTATTAGATGAAAGTTATGATGTTGAATATGAATTTGTAAATGGTGAACAGCAATTATATCCGTTCTTAATTGCTGTTGAATAA
- a CDS encoding Asp23/Gls24 family envelope stress response protein → MEKNSFESIANIVYSAVITVPGVAGFARLSEDDSGEESATLLITDYSQSIKLKQVEGKYVIDIFLILLEGSNIRDVSQEVQIRIKYELEKLESFPTDFTVNVHIQDLLV, encoded by the coding sequence ATGGAAAAAAATAGTTTTGAATCAATTGCTAACATTGTTTATAGTGCTGTTATTACAGTGCCTGGTGTAGCTGGTTTTGCAAGATTATCAGAAGATGACAGTGGTGAAGAGAGTGCCACATTATTAATTACAGATTATTCACAATCAATTAAATTAAAGCAAGTTGAGGGTAAGTATGTTATTGATATCTTTTTAATTTTATTAGAAGGTTCTAATATTAGAGATGTTAGTCAAGAGGTACAAATCCGCATCAAATATGAATTGGAAAAACTTGAGTCTTTTCCAACTGATTTTACAGTTAATGTTCATATTCAAGACTTACTTGTATAA